One window of the Synechococcus sp. CC9311 genome contains the following:
- the mutS gene encoding DNA mismatch repair protein MutS, whose translation MPQPDLALQGNLFGDAEPASSAPSKGQKRQDEPDQLDDHELTQDAKQRPRQRQGQQEHSEPSASSQSEEAHSEASTPAGKDQDNSDDDLPPWSHHSQVTPEQLTPMLRHYVELKAAHPERILLYRLGDFFECFFEDAIHLSRLLELTLTGKEAGKQIGRVPMAGIPHHAAERYCSELIRRGLSVALCDQLEAAPASGSAKGTLLRRDITRVLTPGTVLEEGLLSARRNNWLAAVVVEPAQGRQPFRWGLACADVSTGEFLVREQDNSAALHQELARLDPAELIHHNQNSVAPSWCPERLQRCDIGNTPFSQPEAEALLLERFRLQTLDGLGLQNVPLAMRAAGGLIAYLGETCPLDDNGITPPPLERPITCFPGDALVLDAQTRRNLELIATQRDNQFQGSLLWAIDRTLTAMGARCLRRWIEAPLMDPSIIRSRQASVSQLVSKRPLRQALRRLLRPMGDLERLAGRAGAGHAGARDLVAIADGLERLPQLANLITSQLDGGPSWLSDVLEPDPALAVIGASIRHQLMDNPPLSLSEGGLIHDGVDPLLDGLRNQLDDQESWLAEQEQLERQSSNNSNLKLQYHRTFGYFLSVSRARSGAVPDHWIRRQTLANEERFITPDLKAREGQIFQMRARAAQREYELFCELRGQIGEHAEAIRRSARAIAGLDALTSLAEAAATGGWCAPEITADRSMVIEQGRHPVVEQLLVEDAFTPNDSNLGTGIDLVVLTGPNASGKSCYLRQIGLIQLLAQIGSWVPAQAARIGIADRIFTRVGAVDDLAAGQSTFMVEMAETANILHHASERSLVLLDEIGRGTATFDGLSIAWAVSEHLAGDLQARTVFATHYHELNALAGERSNVANCQVLVEETGSDLVFLHRVAAGGASRSYGIEAARLAGVPASVVQRARQVLDQLAT comes from the coding sequence GTGCCCCAACCGGACTTGGCCCTGCAGGGCAACCTTTTTGGGGATGCGGAACCAGCCAGTTCAGCACCAAGCAAGGGCCAGAAAAGACAAGATGAGCCCGATCAGCTCGATGATCACGAGCTGACGCAAGACGCCAAGCAGCGCCCACGCCAGCGTCAAGGCCAACAAGAGCATTCCGAGCCCTCAGCAAGCAGCCAAAGCGAGGAAGCACACTCCGAAGCCTCCACGCCCGCAGGCAAAGACCAAGACAACAGCGACGACGATCTGCCGCCGTGGTCACACCACAGCCAGGTCACCCCGGAGCAACTCACCCCGATGCTCCGCCACTACGTGGAACTCAAAGCCGCCCATCCCGAGCGGATCTTGCTGTATCGGCTCGGTGATTTCTTTGAGTGCTTTTTCGAAGACGCCATCCATCTGTCGCGCCTGCTCGAGCTCACCCTCACGGGGAAAGAGGCAGGAAAACAAATTGGAAGGGTGCCCATGGCTGGCATTCCCCATCACGCTGCTGAGCGCTACTGCTCAGAACTGATTCGCCGCGGCCTTAGCGTGGCGCTGTGCGACCAGCTCGAGGCGGCCCCTGCCAGTGGCTCTGCCAAGGGGACCTTGCTGCGGCGCGACATCACAAGGGTGCTGACACCAGGCACCGTTCTGGAAGAAGGCCTGCTCAGCGCGCGCCGCAACAACTGGCTTGCAGCGGTGGTGGTTGAGCCCGCTCAAGGCCGGCAGCCCTTTCGCTGGGGGCTGGCCTGCGCCGATGTGAGCACGGGCGAATTCTTAGTCCGCGAACAAGACAACAGCGCTGCGCTGCATCAAGAACTCGCGCGGCTTGATCCAGCGGAACTGATCCACCACAACCAAAACAGCGTTGCACCCAGCTGGTGTCCGGAGCGCCTGCAACGCTGCGACATCGGCAATACACCCTTCAGCCAACCCGAAGCAGAAGCGCTGCTCTTGGAACGGTTTCGGTTACAAACCCTCGACGGTTTAGGGCTGCAGAACGTTCCCCTTGCCATGCGCGCCGCCGGCGGACTGATCGCCTATTTAGGCGAGACCTGTCCCCTAGACGACAACGGCATCACACCTCCGCCCTTGGAGAGACCAATCACCTGCTTCCCAGGAGATGCGCTGGTGCTGGATGCCCAAACGCGCCGCAATCTTGAGCTCATCGCCACCCAGCGTGACAACCAATTCCAAGGCTCGCTGCTCTGGGCGATCGATCGCACCCTCACCGCCATGGGCGCGCGTTGCCTGCGCCGCTGGATTGAAGCCCCACTGATGGACCCTTCGATCATTCGCTCCCGCCAGGCAAGCGTGAGCCAATTGGTGAGCAAGCGACCGTTACGGCAAGCCTTGCGGCGCCTGCTGCGGCCCATGGGTGACTTGGAACGACTCGCTGGAAGGGCTGGTGCAGGCCATGCCGGTGCCCGAGATCTCGTGGCGATCGCCGACGGCTTAGAGCGCTTACCTCAACTTGCGAACCTGATCACCAGCCAGCTCGATGGCGGCCCCTCTTGGCTCTCAGATGTACTGGAACCTGATCCAGCGCTAGCGGTAATCGGAGCGAGCATCCGTCATCAACTGATGGACAACCCACCGCTGAGTCTGAGCGAGGGAGGGCTGATCCACGACGGGGTTGACCCACTCTTAGATGGCTTACGCAATCAGCTTGATGACCAGGAGAGCTGGCTGGCAGAACAGGAGCAACTCGAACGTCAGAGCAGCAACAACAGCAACCTCAAGCTTCAATATCACCGCACCTTTGGGTATTTCCTATCGGTGAGCCGGGCCCGTTCAGGCGCCGTGCCAGATCACTGGATTCGCCGCCAAACCCTGGCGAATGAGGAACGCTTCATCACCCCCGATCTCAAGGCAAGGGAGGGGCAGATCTTTCAGATGCGTGCCCGTGCCGCCCAACGCGAGTACGAACTGTTCTGTGAATTGCGAGGGCAGATCGGCGAACATGCTGAAGCGATCCGCCGATCCGCGCGGGCGATCGCAGGCCTTGACGCCCTCACAAGCTTGGCGGAGGCCGCTGCCACGGGAGGTTGGTGCGCTCCTGAGATCACAGCAGATCGAAGCATGGTGATCGAACAGGGACGTCATCCGGTTGTCGAGCAACTGCTGGTGGAGGACGCCTTCACCCCTAACGACAGCAACTTGGGGACAGGTATTGATTTAGTGGTGCTCACCGGGCCGAATGCCAGCGGCAAAAGCTGCTACTTACGCCAGATCGGGTTGATCCAGCTGCTAGCCCAGATCGGCAGCTGGGTGCCGGCGCAGGCGGCAAGGATCGGAATCGCTGATCGCATCTTCACTCGCGTGGGCGCCGTGGATGACCTCGCTGCCGGCCAGTCCACCTTCATGGTGGAGATGGCAGAAACCGCCAACATCCTGCATCACGCCAGCGAACGCTCGCTCGTACTGCTCGACGAAATCGGCCGGGGTACTGCCACCTTTGATGGACTCTCGATCGCTTGGGCCGTGAGCGAACATCTGGCCGGTGATCTCCAGGCCCGCACCGTTTTTGCCACCCACTATCACGAACTGAATGCCCTGGCCGGAGAGCGCTCCAACGTGGCCAACTGCCAAGTGCTTGTGGAAGAAACCGGCAGCGATCTGGTGTTTCTCCATCGCGTCGCCGCTGGTGGAGCAAGCCGCAGCTACGGCATCGAAGCTGCCCGCCTCGCTGGGGTGCCTGCCAGCGTGGTGCAGCGAGCACGCCAAGTGTTGGATCAACTAGCCACCTGA
- the psbZ gene encoding photosystem II reaction center protein PsbZ, whose protein sequence is MQILNTLTVLALVVMSFALIVAVPVLYASNEDSGRSNRLILLGGIAWVALVLLNWGVSYFVV, encoded by the coding sequence ATGCAGATCCTCAACACCCTCACCGTGCTGGCCCTGGTGGTGATGTCGTTTGCCCTCATCGTGGCGGTTCCTGTGCTGTACGCCTCGAATGAGGACAGCGGACGTTCCAACCGCTTGATCCTGCTGGGTGGGATCGCCTGGGTGGCCCTGGTATTGCTCAACTGGGGCGTGAGCTACTTCGTGGTCTGA
- the ribH gene encoding 6,7-dimethyl-8-ribityllumazine synthase produces MATFEGRFTDLGQVRIAVVVARFNDLVTAKLLSGCLDCLSRHGVDTTAESSQLDVAWVPGSFELPLVSQNLARSGLYQVVITLGAVIRGDTPHFDVVVAEASKGIAAVARDTGVPVIFGVLTTDTMQQALERAGIKSNLGWSYGLEALEMASLMKVLPGH; encoded by the coding sequence ATGGCCACATTTGAAGGACGCTTCACTGATCTAGGCCAAGTTCGTATCGCCGTTGTGGTGGCCCGTTTCAACGATCTGGTGACGGCAAAGCTGCTGAGTGGATGTTTGGATTGCCTATCCCGTCACGGCGTTGATACGACTGCTGAGAGCAGTCAGCTTGATGTGGCCTGGGTGCCAGGTTCATTTGAGCTTCCGCTGGTGTCCCAAAACCTGGCCCGTAGTGGGCTCTATCAGGTTGTGATCACTCTCGGGGCCGTGATTCGCGGTGACACCCCCCATTTTGATGTGGTGGTCGCGGAAGCCAGTAAAGGCATTGCAGCAGTGGCGCGTGACACTGGTGTTCCTGTGATCTTTGGGGTGTTGACGACCGATACGATGCAGCAGGCTCTTGAGCGTGCAGGGATCAAGAGCAATCTCGGTTGGAGCTACGGATTGGAGGCTTTAGAGATGGCTTCCTTGATGAAGGTATTGCCGGGGCATTGA
- a CDS encoding VOC family protein, whose protein sequence is MGIRVWSGYVGRNVVASSVNSVLPLQPSFSHLGLYVKSLSVMERFYCDVLGFYVTDRLRNGDQEILFLSRSLLEHHQIVLAPGRSETSASTVNQVSFEIETLPKLIDAFQALTQLGITGMESLNHGGSWSLYVPDPEGNTIELFVRTDWYVPLHAMTGLDLNQPEEAIRQQTVRMVQQTPGSKTWEVWRQEFQKRMDQRG, encoded by the coding sequence ATGGGGATCCGAGTGTGGTCTGGCTACGTTGGCCGCAACGTTGTCGCTTCATCTGTGAATTCAGTCTTGCCGCTGCAGCCCTCCTTTTCTCATCTCGGGCTGTACGTGAAAAGCCTGTCCGTGATGGAGCGCTTTTATTGCGATGTTCTCGGGTTTTACGTTACGGATCGCCTTAGGAATGGTGATCAGGAAATACTGTTTCTCTCCCGCTCCTTATTGGAGCATCATCAAATCGTGCTGGCTCCAGGTCGTTCGGAAACCAGCGCTTCGACGGTTAACCAGGTCTCATTCGAAATTGAGACCCTGCCCAAGCTTATCGACGCCTTTCAGGCGCTCACTCAACTTGGCATAACAGGCATGGAGTCCTTGAACCATGGCGGGAGTTGGTCGCTGTATGTCCCAGACCCTGAAGGCAACACGATTGAGCTATTCGTGCGAACGGATTGGTATGTACCGCTTCATGCCATGACAGGTCTCGATCTGAACCAGCCGGAAGAAGCTATACGTCAGCAAACAGTGCGCATGGTTCAGCAAACGCCAGGTTCAAAGACCTGGGAGGTTTGGCGCCAAGAGTTTCAAAAACGCATGGATCAACGCGGCTGA
- a CDS encoding GNAT family N-acetyltransferase, with protein MARIRLVQHAAGAPGLRWFGLGPDLKPSRSLLKLRRLLHKHAFWAQQRNTADLKRMLAGSRVVVSLWRGKRMVGFGRATSDGIHRAVLWDVVVAGDLQGRGLGRRVVEALLSAKAIRNAERVYLMTTNSSGFYQQLGFEPASTQQLLIRKQ; from the coding sequence ATGGCTCGCATCCGACTCGTGCAACATGCCGCCGGCGCCCCAGGCCTGAGATGGTTTGGACTGGGCCCTGATCTCAAGCCAAGCCGCAGCCTGCTCAAGCTGCGTCGCTTGCTACACAAACATGCGTTCTGGGCGCAACAGCGCAACACAGCAGATCTCAAACGGATGCTGGCGGGCAGCAGGGTTGTAGTGAGCCTTTGGCGGGGCAAGCGAATGGTGGGGTTCGGACGAGCCACCAGCGATGGAATCCATCGCGCCGTGCTTTGGGATGTGGTCGTTGCCGGAGACCTTCAAGGCCGCGGACTCGGCAGGAGGGTCGTGGAAGCCCTGCTCAGCGCTAAAGCCATTCGCAACGCCGAGCGCGTGTATCTGATGACCACCAACAGTTCCGGGTTTTACCAACAGTTGGGGTTTGAACCAGCCAGCACTCAGCAATTGCTGATCCGCAAGCAATGA
- a CDS encoding glycosyltransferase family 4 protein, producing MDSFVQLLREWPPGYGGVERVAHELASEWGATVFSFDAQSRSADEIDPLQVSYPRVVLPASPPFGRLLLPLPSRALWSLLRSHRPLYGHLPSPGVLLVLLLARLLQPRRPVFAHWHCFVAPEPGSKNRLFAVYQWLALRVVPHLTKVITTSPVLAKELIRCGCQAARVAVLPCCLNAEQEKVLLALPSRSATGMPLRVLFIGRLDSYKRLDWLLEALSQLDAPWSLAVVGDGPRRLAFEALSAELFGVSSAVNFLGRLDETAKLAELASADVLVLPSDRSTEAFGIVQLEAMAAGIPSLAFQNKRSGMGWVGQLSGLPWSQQPDQLSLVLNQLATSPALRTALSLEARDRYLYLFARKVWSEAFDSIFSSQK from the coding sequence ATGGACTCTTTTGTTCAACTCCTGCGCGAATGGCCTCCAGGCTATGGAGGAGTGGAGCGGGTGGCCCATGAATTAGCGAGTGAGTGGGGAGCAACGGTGTTCAGCTTTGATGCGCAATCCCGCAGCGCTGATGAGATTGATCCTTTGCAGGTTTCTTATCCGCGAGTGGTATTGCCGGCCAGTCCACCTTTCGGCCGGTTGTTGCTTCCTTTGCCATCACGTGCGCTATGGAGCCTGTTGCGCTCCCATCGGCCTCTCTATGGGCATTTGCCATCGCCAGGGGTGCTGTTGGTGTTACTGCTGGCCCGTCTTTTGCAACCGCGTCGGCCAGTGTTCGCGCATTGGCACTGCTTTGTTGCCCCGGAACCAGGTTCGAAGAATCGCCTCTTTGCTGTCTATCAGTGGTTGGCCCTTCGTGTTGTCCCACACCTAACCAAAGTCATTACGACCTCTCCCGTACTGGCGAAAGAGTTGATTCGTTGTGGATGCCAGGCCGCTCGTGTGGCTGTTTTGCCCTGTTGTCTGAATGCAGAGCAAGAAAAGGTTCTATTGGCGTTGCCATCGCGCTCCGCAACAGGAATGCCATTGCGGGTGTTATTCATCGGCCGGCTTGATAGTTACAAGCGCTTGGACTGGTTGTTGGAAGCTCTTTCCCAGTTAGACGCTCCTTGGTCTTTGGCGGTCGTCGGTGATGGTCCACGCAGGCTTGCCTTTGAAGCGCTCAGTGCCGAGTTGTTTGGCGTGAGTTCCGCTGTGAATTTCTTGGGCCGTTTGGATGAGACGGCGAAGTTGGCAGAACTCGCCTCTGCAGACGTTTTGGTGCTCCCCTCGGATCGTTCCACAGAAGCCTTCGGGATCGTGCAGTTAGAGGCAATGGCGGCCGGGATTCCGTCACTTGCTTTTCAAAACAAGCGTTCTGGGATGGGCTGGGTCGGACAGCTGTCTGGATTGCCTTGGTCTCAACAGCCTGATCAGTTGTCGTTGGTTCTCAATCAATTGGCGACTTCGCCCGCACTTCGAACAGCGCTGAGCCTTGAGGCGCGCGACAGATATCTCTATTTATTTGCTCGCAAGGTTTGGTCGGAGGCTTTCGATTCGATCTTCTCCTCACAAAAATGA
- the secA gene encoding preprotein translocase subunit SecA yields the protein MLKLLLGDPNARKLKRYQPIVSDINLLEEEIEPLSDDDLRRRTAEFRQRLEAAGSLDKQRPLLDDLLPEAFAVVREAGKRVLGMRHFDVQMIGGMVLHEGQIAEMKTGEGKTLVATLPSYLNALTGRGVHVVTVNDYLARRDAEWMGQVHRFLGLSVGLIQQDMTPAERRINYGCDITYATNSELGFDYLRDNMAADINEVVQREFQFCVIDEVDSILIDEARTPLIISGQVERPQEKYEKAAEVANALERAAEMGKDGIDPEGDYEVDEKQRSSTLTDEGFTKAEALIGVADLYNPQDPWAHYITNALKAKELFVRDVNYIVRDGEAVIVDEFTGRVMPGRRWSDGQHQAIEAKEGLAIQPETQTLASITYQNFFLLYPRLAGMTGTAKTEEVEFEKTYSLQTAIVPTNRVRARQDWVDQVYKTETAKWRAVAKETAEVHKQGRPVLVGTTSVEKSELLSALLAEENIPHNLLNAKPENVEREAEIVAQAGRAGSVTIATNMAGRGTDIILGGNSDYMARLKLREVLLPRLVRPEDDHRPPVPLQRSEEGGGGFSATAPASGPHGNAPSEAKAIGNLYPCQLTEETDQALVELAKQLVKAWGDRALSVIELEDRIATAAEKAPTEDPEIAQLRASIAQVKGEYDAVVKQEEMGVREAGGLHVIGTERHESRRVDNQLRGRAGRQGDPGSTRFFLSLGDNLLRIFGGERVAGLMNAFRVEEDMPIESGMLTRSLEGAQKKVETYYYDIRKQVFEYDEVMNNQRKAVYTERRRVLDGRELKKQVIGYGERTMNEIVEAYVNPDLPPEEWDVSQLVSKVKEFVYLLEDLQPDQLQGLSMDDLKAFLQEQLRNAYDLKEGEIEELRPGLMREAERFFILQQIDTLWREHLQAMDALRESVGLRGYGQKDPLIEYKNEGYDMFLEMMTNMRRNVIYSMFMFRPAPPAAAQATTA from the coding sequence ATGCTCAAGCTCCTGCTGGGTGACCCCAACGCCCGCAAGCTGAAGCGTTATCAGCCGATCGTTTCAGATATCAATCTGCTTGAGGAGGAGATTGAGCCTCTGAGCGACGATGACCTGCGCCGCCGTACGGCTGAGTTCCGCCAGCGCTTAGAAGCTGCTGGATCGCTGGATAAACAAAGGCCTTTATTGGATGACTTGTTGCCCGAGGCCTTCGCCGTTGTGCGTGAAGCCGGTAAGCGAGTGCTGGGCATGCGCCACTTCGACGTGCAAATGATCGGTGGCATGGTGCTGCACGAGGGGCAAATCGCCGAGATGAAAACCGGTGAGGGCAAAACCCTCGTTGCAACCCTCCCCAGCTACCTCAACGCGCTCACAGGCCGCGGTGTACATGTGGTCACCGTGAACGACTACTTGGCTCGCCGCGATGCGGAATGGATGGGGCAAGTGCATCGATTCCTTGGCCTATCGGTGGGCTTGATCCAGCAAGACATGACCCCGGCTGAACGCCGAATTAATTACGGCTGTGACATCACCTATGCCACTAATTCAGAGCTTGGATTTGATTATCTGCGCGACAACATGGCCGCAGATATCAATGAGGTGGTGCAGCGTGAGTTTCAGTTTTGTGTGATCGACGAAGTCGACTCAATCCTGATTGATGAAGCACGCACGCCCTTGATCATTTCAGGCCAGGTGGAACGCCCCCAGGAGAAATATGAGAAGGCGGCAGAGGTGGCGAACGCTCTAGAGCGGGCCGCCGAAATGGGGAAGGACGGCATCGACCCCGAAGGTGATTACGAGGTGGATGAAAAGCAGCGCAGTTCCACACTCACCGATGAGGGATTTACCAAGGCTGAGGCCTTAATTGGAGTGGCCGATCTCTACAACCCTCAGGATCCTTGGGCTCACTACATCACCAATGCCTTAAAGGCAAAAGAACTATTCGTTCGCGATGTCAACTACATCGTTCGCGATGGTGAGGCGGTGATCGTGGATGAGTTCACAGGAAGGGTGATGCCAGGCCGGCGTTGGAGTGATGGGCAGCACCAAGCGATTGAGGCCAAGGAGGGCTTAGCGATTCAGCCAGAAACGCAAACCCTGGCTTCGATTACTTATCAAAATTTCTTTCTTCTCTATCCCCGTTTGGCTGGGATGACTGGTACTGCCAAAACGGAGGAAGTGGAATTTGAGAAGACCTACTCCTTGCAAACCGCCATCGTGCCTACGAACCGGGTGCGTGCTCGCCAGGACTGGGTGGATCAGGTGTACAAAACGGAAACGGCGAAATGGCGTGCCGTTGCCAAAGAAACCGCTGAGGTGCATAAGCAAGGTCGCCCCGTTTTGGTGGGCACCACCAGTGTTGAGAAAAGTGAGCTACTCAGTGCACTGTTGGCGGAGGAAAACATCCCCCACAACCTGCTCAATGCCAAACCAGAAAACGTAGAGCGGGAGGCGGAAATTGTTGCTCAGGCAGGAAGAGCTGGCTCTGTGACCATCGCCACCAACATGGCGGGCCGTGGCACCGACATCATTCTTGGTGGCAACAGCGATTACATGGCGCGCCTCAAGTTGCGCGAAGTGCTACTTCCCCGGCTGGTGCGGCCGGAGGATGATCATCGCCCCCCCGTGCCTCTCCAGCGCAGCGAGGAAGGCGGTGGCGGGTTCTCTGCCACGGCTCCTGCCAGTGGTCCCCACGGCAATGCCCCCAGTGAAGCCAAGGCGATTGGCAACCTCTATCCCTGCCAGCTCACGGAGGAGACAGATCAAGCCTTAGTGGAGCTTGCCAAGCAGCTGGTGAAAGCTTGGGGTGATCGCGCTCTCAGCGTGATCGAACTGGAAGATCGCATTGCCACGGCAGCAGAAAAAGCCCCCACAGAAGATCCTGAGATTGCCCAGTTGCGTGCCTCGATCGCCCAGGTGAAAGGCGAATACGACGCTGTGGTGAAACAGGAGGAGATGGGCGTGCGCGAGGCTGGAGGCCTGCACGTGATTGGCACCGAGCGGCACGAATCACGCCGGGTTGATAACCAACTTCGTGGGCGTGCTGGCCGTCAGGGTGATCCAGGCAGCACGCGATTCTTCTTGTCGCTTGGCGACAACCTTCTGCGCATCTTTGGTGGTGAGCGTGTGGCTGGATTGATGAATGCCTTCCGGGTGGAGGAAGACATGCCGATTGAATCGGGCATGCTCACGCGCTCTCTTGAGGGGGCGCAAAAGAAGGTTGAGACGTACTACTACGACATCCGTAAGCAGGTGTTTGAGTACGACGAAGTGATGAACAATCAGCGCAAGGCGGTGTACACCGAGCGCCGCCGTGTGCTCGATGGCCGTGAACTCAAAAAACAGGTGATTGGCTACGGCGAACGCACCATGAATGAGATTGTTGAGGCCTATGTGAATCCAGACCTTCCACCCGAGGAATGGGATGTATCGCAACTGGTAAGCAAGGTAAAAGAGTTTGTTTATCTGCTCGAAGACCTGCAGCCTGACCAACTCCAGGGCCTTTCGATGGATGATCTCAAGGCCTTCCTGCAAGAGCAGTTACGTAATGCCTACGACCTTAAAGAAGGCGAGATTGAGGAGTTGCGTCCAGGGCTGATGCGAGAGGCTGAGCGTTTCTTCATCCTTCAACAGATTGACACTCTCTGGCGTGAACATCTTCAGGCCATGGATGCCCTGCGTGAATCGGTGGGATTACGTGGTTATGGGCAGAAAGATCCGTTGATTGAATATAAAAATGAGGGCTACGATATGTTCCTCGAGATGATGACGAATATGCGCCGCAATGTGATCTATTCGATGTTTATGTTCCGGCCCGCTCCGCCTGCAGCAGCGCAGGCGACCACGGCTTAA
- a CDS encoding GntR family transcriptional regulator, producing the protein MRFHIQQESDIPASTQLYNQICFAIAARHYPPGHRLPSTRQLAMQTGLHRNTISKVYRQLETDGVVEAMAGSGIYVRDQQKPREIRTPPHIRNRGVTDLDREVRKCVDGLLNAGCTLQQTREMLTREIDWRLRCGARVLVSTPREDIGASMLIAEELEPNINVPVEVVPMEELESVLENASNGTVVTSRYFLQPVEELAKKHGVRAVAVDLNDFKAELGMLKELRQGSCVGLVSISPGILRAAEVILHSMRGNDLLLMTATPDIGSRLLALLRASSHVLCDRPSMPLVEQSLRQNRSQLMRMPQVHCAESYLSGDTIELLRKEIGLISH; encoded by the coding sequence GTGCGATTCCACATCCAACAGGAAAGCGACATACCGGCATCGACCCAGCTCTACAACCAGATCTGTTTCGCTATTGCCGCCCGGCACTACCCGCCAGGGCATCGTCTTCCGAGTACGAGACAGCTCGCGATGCAGACCGGCTTGCATCGCAACACCATCAGCAAGGTGTACCGCCAACTGGAAACCGATGGCGTGGTGGAAGCGATGGCAGGTTCCGGGATCTACGTGCGTGATCAACAGAAGCCACGGGAGATCCGAACCCCTCCCCATATCCGCAATCGTGGCGTCACCGATCTCGATCGAGAGGTGCGCAAATGCGTGGATGGCCTGCTCAACGCGGGTTGCACCCTGCAGCAAACCAGAGAAATGCTCACGCGTGAAATCGATTGGCGCCTGCGCTGCGGCGCCAGGGTGCTCGTGAGCACCCCTCGAGAAGACATTGGCGCTTCGATGCTCATCGCAGAGGAACTCGAACCCAACATCAACGTGCCTGTGGAAGTGGTACCAATGGAAGAGTTGGAAAGCGTGCTCGAGAACGCCAGCAATGGCACGGTGGTGACGAGCAGATACTTCCTGCAGCCCGTAGAAGAGCTTGCCAAGAAGCACGGTGTGCGCGCTGTTGCGGTGGATCTCAACGACTTCAAGGCTGAATTGGGGATGCTCAAAGAGCTCCGCCAAGGCAGCTGCGTTGGCCTTGTGAGCATCAGCCCCGGCATCCTGCGAGCCGCCGAGGTGATCCTGCACAGCATGCGCGGCAATGACCTGTTGCTGATGACGGCGACTCCAGACATCGGCAGCCGGCTACTAGCCCTTCTGCGCGCCTCCAGCCACGTGCTCTGTGATCGCCCCAGCATGCCGTTGGTGGAACAAAGCCTCCGTCAAAACCGCTCCCAGCTGATGCGCATGCCCCAAGTGCACTGCGCCGAGAGCTACCTCAGTGGTGACACGATCGAACTACTCCGCAAAGAAATCGGCCTGATCAGCCACTGA
- a CDS encoding dienelactone hydrolase family protein — MSMSSVLPPVLPEPSPGAWVTVNTGPVPLHCWWAPTSNAKPATHAAIVLPEIFGLNRWVRGVADRLSAAGVPALAMPLFARTAPELELGYDPESTREGRRHKETTSTEGILTDVQASIDWLRLALASTGQPLRITVVGFCFGGHAALLAATLADVQVSLDFYGAGVSRGRPGGGAPSLELLPSVEGELHCLCGSVDSLISDSDQQAIQSALKAGDPTGLRLRYSVFEGADHGFMCEARDQYHQSSAQEGWRLLLDAAQS; from the coding sequence ATGTCTATGTCTTCCGTTCTTCCTCCTGTGTTGCCCGAGCCATCGCCAGGGGCTTGGGTAACGGTGAACACGGGTCCGGTGCCGCTGCATTGCTGGTGGGCGCCCACCAGCAATGCAAAGCCAGCAACCCATGCAGCGATCGTGCTACCTGAGATCTTTGGCTTGAATCGTTGGGTGCGGGGTGTGGCCGACCGCTTGTCGGCGGCTGGTGTTCCGGCCTTAGCGATGCCGCTCTTTGCGCGGACTGCTCCAGAGCTTGAGCTGGGGTATGACCCTGAGTCCACCCGCGAAGGTCGGCGTCATAAGGAGACCACGAGCACCGAGGGGATCCTTACGGATGTCCAGGCCTCAATCGATTGGTTACGGCTGGCCCTTGCATCCACTGGCCAACCGCTGCGGATCACTGTGGTGGGGTTCTGCTTCGGGGGACATGCCGCTCTACTGGCCGCCACCCTGGCTGATGTGCAGGTCAGCTTGGATTTTTATGGAGCAGGGGTTAGCCGTGGGCGGCCCGGTGGCGGAGCCCCAAGCTTGGAGCTGTTGCCCTCAGTGGAAGGAGAGCTGCATTGTTTGTGCGGCAGCGTTGATTCCCTGATCTCAGACTCAGATCAACAGGCGATTCAATCTGCACTGAAAGCGGGTGATCCCACTGGATTGCGTTTGCGCTACAGCGTCTTTGAGGGAGCTGATCACGGCTTCATGTGTGAAGCCCGTGATCAATATCACCAATCCTCAGCTCAGGAGGGATGGCGACTGCTTCTCGACGCAGCTCAGTCTTGA